The Apostichopus japonicus isolate 1M-3 chromosome 14, ASM3797524v1, whole genome shotgun sequence region tgTGACTGTTACCCTGTAGATGAAAATTGAGTGGTATTTGATATAGTTTTCTACAAACTATGTTCCATTTACTAGGTATGTAATCcaacaataaaatacaaaaaatggaTGAAATTtcgattacaaaaaaaaaattgaccactTTGAATCATTCTGCTACACTTATTAATCAATATAAGGgactatattaaatattaaattgaatCCAAAAGTTTCAGCAGCTTAAGTTGTCAAAGCCAAAGATAGTCATGAGAAGTTGATCAATGTTTGCTTGATAACAAATTTATGATGTACTCCTTGGTTATATGGTAAACATAACACTATGtcactaccccctcccccacctcccccacacCCCAACCTTACACTCAAACATGTAAACTGTTATTCCCTGTTCTTTCCtgataaatacatttattatgCTCCCTTTACTTTTCTTAAACTTTCCACACTATATGGAAgatggggaggagggtggggggcaggggaggggtgCTCTTAGTTGAAATCTTCAGTGGCTTCTCACCTACTGCCCTTGGGGTTCTCTTCTTTATCTTGTCCGGTCGATTGAAAGCCTGGCCACTCTGTAATGCTTCTAATAGGTTATCCATGACACCCTTCTGGTCGTCACCTGCTAAAGAAAGACGACAAATCCAACGTAAAAATCGTAAAAATAACTACCTCAAAGAAAAATAGGATCTGGCTTTGGTAAAATAAGTTCTCCCATGACAGGGGATTTGCTTCACCAGATCGACCAGAACTCTATATTCAATCAAAAAATtactcccaaaatatgctagaaaacaATGAGTCATCTCGAGTCACTCTTTTAACAGTAAATCTTTGTTTACATGTAAAATACATGTTTGCTTCACAGAGTGCAatgcaaacaaaaaacaacacatttaCACACATTTGTCTTATTTGATATCTTCTCTGAAGACTCCTAAACAAACATCTTTTCAGAGGTGCAAGCTATTAGGACTTTGAAGCTTTGAATAGTAAGGAAATAGAGCAGATATTTGCAACAGTGTTTGTCTTGAGTTTTGTAACTTATATATCACCCTCTGCTGCATAAATGAATACTCTTCAAATTATTTTGCTGACACATTTATAGCCAAGGAGATACTTCAAAGCTTCCGTTAAGTTCTTACCCGAGCTAATGTCAAGTAACTGCTTGTTGCGTTTCTTCTCCAATTTCTCCCTCGCTGCTTTCTCTTTAGCCTCCCtcatcttcttctccttctcagCAGCCTCCTGCCTCTTCTTATTTTCTAATTTTGATTGCTataagcaaaaacaaaatttaaagctAAATGATCTCAACTGGTTTGAAGGAGATACGAAACAAAATGTAAGAGCATGGTTCTTGTCTGTTCGGGATATTGATTCTTGAGACTACGGCCCTGATACTGTACAACTGATGTGATAAGTTGTACGGGATCAGGTCTCTTTAATTAAGGAATGGTAGTAACGTTTGAATCTGGCATAGCAATTTGCATTCGTTACATACCAGTTTTGTTTAATGTCAATCCAAGCAGTAGCTTTATCTGAATATTTACATAATCATAAATTTGACTTCATGTTCCGTGTCTACGACAAATGATTCATCTCACACAAAGGACTTTTGGTTCTACCTTGGAATATCATTTACCCCATTTTATTCAAATtgattatttaaagaaaaaagaaagaaaaatttaagaGTTGCTTTTGTGAGATGTCATGATAAGACTTACTTGGTATTCTTCTAGGAAAGTTTTTATTTGACTGAAAAATTCCTCAAAACTCTTTGAATTTTTGTCAAAGCAGAAAAATTCAGCAAGCTCTTCATAGAGATTCTTCATCTTCTTGGACATGGCTTTGATTGTTTCAAACTCGTCCTTGGCgatcttaacaaatttgtgaACATTTCTGTCAAGGTCAATTATGGCTTAGTTGATATTCATGTCAAAGTGATGTAATTATAAAGACacaattattagtattataaatattataatcattataaatagtaacataattattaagagCATATTATTTGATAGTAGCTGAGCATTTTTCATTAACCCAGGATTCACTTTTTGAACCTGATGCATACAATTGACTTAAAGAGACTTCGACGAGAAGTTCTTTTCTTTTCGAACAAACTAAAAGTGACAATGGTGTTCTCCAGCCAACCCCTAAAAATTGACAGAGGACGCTGTCATATTGGTTAGTTCTAGTTCTACGAAACTTGACAAGCTAGTCTTCGACTGCAGATAATAACTGTGTGTTGATCATTCCAATCATACTTATTAAAGAAACATCGTTCGGAACATACTTTTGAAGTTTCAAGACACACAAATTGTCTTAACTTGTGTTTACTAAAGCACTCTTTGTGATTGGCCAAACTGCAGAAGTGGAAGCTTGTACTAGTCAATCACCCAACGTGTCTGTATGCAGGTTCATACAGCATCTTTGCATGTTTGTACTAGTCAATCACCCAGTGAGTCTGTATGCAGGTTCATCTGGCATCTTTGCATGTTTGTACTAGTCAATCACCCAGCGTGACTGTATGCAGGTTCATGTGGCATCTTTGCATGTTTGTGCTAGTCAATCACCCAGTGTGTCTGTATGCAGGTTCATACAGCATCTTTGCATGTTTGTACTAGTCAATCACCCAGCGTGACTGTATGCAGGTTCATGTGGCATCTTTGCATGTTTGTGCTAGTCAATCCCCCAGTGTGTCTGTGTACAGGTTCATGTGGCATCGTTGAATGTTTGTGGTAGTCAATCACCCAGCGTGACTGCATGCAGGTTCATATGGCATCTTTGCATGTTTGTGCTAGTCAATCATTGTGCTAGTTTATCTGGCCCGTTCACATGCTTGTGTGCCCGCTTTTCAATTGATCATGTTAATTTGATTCAGAGATCCGTAAAATTATGGATCACACCAATCTGGATCGACATGGCAGCTTCCTCTGGTGACATGCTGGAGAGCCCCCATTGACTGGTTAGTTGTGATCCGAATGTTGCTATGCTACAATGATGCGCAGAAAACCTAATATAGTACTCCCCAACTGACATAATCACACTGTGACTTTTTCTGGTTCTGTTTCCAGGCATATCATTCTGGTTAGGTGGTATCTCTAAATCTAGACTGTCTGATATGtctaaaattctatttaacATTATTAGAGGAATAAATCAACACCctccccccttgcccccccccccccccccccccattgtcaGACTTTTCATATAACATGGTGTATAGTACATCCTTACATGGTGCAGAACTTAACTGATGCAAAAAAGTCcttcagtcaattttttatttttaaaacaaaaatatcaccCAAACACAGAGGTCCAATATTCCTTGTTCATTTTTTACAGCAAAACCAAATTTAGAAAGCTAAACCATAAACCAAACATGTAAACGAGAGAATTAAATACACAAAAGaacaacaataatattgtctATAAAGAATGAAATGATTGTCATTAAAGGATATGCTCATAACTTCTTTGAATCTGTCATTTTCAGCGCTCGGTTTGAAGCATTTGATGTTTGTCTCTAATTCGTTGAGTTGTTTTTCCATTGCTTTCAGGTTTGCttgaatgacgtcatcagacACTGAAAGAGTAAGTCATAAAATGGAGAGAAAAACCCAGAGAAATATGgttgtaaacaacaacaacaaaagggaTCATAATAGATTAATAATTGGTTCAGATGCACACTGACTGCAGAGGGTTCAAGGTTCACTTCTGGGAAACGAAATTCCATGACTCTACCATGCCAAACTTAAGAAATTCCATGTCTCTACCATGACAAAATTAAGTGCTCCCATGACCCTACCATgacaaaattaagaaatttcaTAAACTTGGTGAGATGGGTGGACTGAATTCTTTTCCATTTTACAggtaaatatgctagatatgaGTACTGACTTTAATACAACAAGTCATACAGTggaaaaaaagtcaaaagtttACCAGTGAAAAAATAAAGCTGTATACTTAATCTGTGGgaccaactttatatatatatatatattggaaagaCCAGTATATGACTTGATATATAAAAAGTGAAATGGTTGTAATCCCATGTATCTGGTAGTTCAAATGAGCGGTGTCCAACTATGTTTGGAAAGAGTTCCACAAatttacaacacaatacaaGCTCTAAAGTTAATGAATTAAATAGAATAACTGTTAATGAATAGAATTAATTCAGTCTGATCCTTATATACAAATTAGCTAGCCTTTGGAACAAAAGGCTAAAAGTTTTGAAAGCCATGTGTTAGTCCTGATGGTGTGAAGgaacaaatatatgtatttgGGAAACCACCAATATTTTCCCTCACTTGTTCCtctcccccacccttccccccccccctcttcctaTAAATGCTACATACCTGATGCTGCTTTTTGCACATGTGTTAATTCCTCTACAAAATCTGCAACATCTGGGAAATGTTTCTCCACCGTGTCTGCTAAGAAGTTCAAGAATGTTGTTTTATTGTCCACTGATTTTGTGCCGCGAAGCTGTCAAAAAAGGAAaacagataaaacaataaaattataaaCTCGCAAGAAATCAaagtcaaagaaaaaaagagatgaAATGATATTTCTCTCAGCTTACTTAAAAtcataaatgataaatatgataaattgtaaCTACATAACCTCACAGGAATTTAAGAGTTTTAAACTGAATTTGGAAgacaaatttaaagaaaaggaCAATAGCATTTTTAATTCTATGAACAATTAAATGTCTCCAGAAAAGGAAGAAACACACTAAAATGTGATAATATCAGAACTGCAAGTGACTCGGCCATAAAATGACAGCATATCAACCCTGAGTTCCACAAATCTGAAACCACATCTACAAAGCATGGATCTTGAAGTTGTTGAAGATTTTGCAGGGAATTACACACAGAAAATCGAGAAGGACAATTGCGGTcctaatttgaaaattttgaatgaCGGAATTTCTCCAGAAAGACAAAACACTCTCGAGGTGGAGAAACAAAGAAGGAACAGCCaatgaaaaataacaaatagGTGAccaaattttgttatttttagcaTACTGGAGGACAACGGTGATTAATTTCAGTGTGGTACCATGGCTTCATCTCGGTCCACACTTCGACTCTAGCCGTATGGTATGAGATCCTTCCCTTACCTTTGTTAAAAACTCCAGATCGAACCCTAACGACATTTCATTCCTGGAACCCGCATTCATGTAATTTCCAAACAGCAAAAGAAGTTCTAATATCCGGTGAAATTTGGTACTCTTCCTTAATTCTTCGCAGGCTTTGGTACCGATTACAATGTCCTGATGATGTgaagagacaaaaacaaaagagagattGAATACATCAATAAACTCTATTTAGAGGAACCCTGTTTGTGCCAATATTTGATTAGAATGTAATATTTCCCCTCGGTGACCATAGGAATAAACTGCCAGTGCTTTTGACAGCCCCCCATGACAGTAACACCTGCATCATCCCTGGGAAGGGTCAGGACTGACCAGAGGGTTTTCCAGATCTGGAGAATCAAGTTTCTCAAACTGTTCTGTGGTTTGCTTTGGTCATGGTGTGTTTTTTAGAACGGTCCTGTAAAGTAAATTCCACGTTGACCCTCACTTTTCTGCATGTATGTCATAATTTTGTTGTCACTGTACTTGAGCAAATTTGCGATGATGGCTGGCCTAGGAAACCCTTCACATTGctcaattcttttttttcccttagTTTTAACCGTTAACATTTAAGAAATATGATCTCCTTCCAACTGTTTAACGTCTAATACCAGTGCCAAAGTAATATGGAATTTTGTGTTATTGGGCACTGAAAGAAAGATCTTGTGGGTAGCTTTCTACTGAAACGTAATTTTCTAATTCTgtaactaggaaaaaagatgaCCAGATCAAGCCTAAAAAAACTTTGAGGTCATTTACCATCCATTTTCTACTTTGGCTACTTTTTTGATATTGTCCcctataaaacaaaatttgtaagaaagaaaacaaacccATGTTCTAAGATAAGAAAGCATGTAAGACATGAAGAATAAATTTCCATTTGGGTGACAAGAAATCAAAATTTCATGTAGCGACTTCAAACGGGTAAATATGTTTATAAGTTACATCCTGGCATGTTTGCATTACAATATACAATTATATTGCGATTGTATATCTGTCTGGTTAAACCAGAATGATACAATGTATTCATACAATGAGGTAACACAGCCAGGCATATTCTGATCTCTGTAACAAGTATCAATAAACAGGTGaggatataatatataacaaagTGATAATTGTtgagaaatttcaaaaatttgcCACCAAAGTTGGACATTTCTAAAcacttttaacaattttttttgtaggaACCATGTCAGAAAGAAAAGCTACAAAATCTgatgcagcaaggctgaatttAATATCAAACAGACCAGCAATGCCCACTGTGTGAACTGCATTggtattgtgtgaaactgcacagCACAAAATATTATGTCCTATGCAGcttggctgcaggatgctgcagccccctcggCATACAAATTTTGCAGACAGTGCCTTAATAGGCAGAGATGGTAAACTTAGTTGAGCCACTCAGTGTTTATACATCACCATCAACAAGCATGATGTGATCATGAGTCGTTGatcattttgaacattttcttaCCTTTTGCACAACTGATTTGGATTATGTGATTTCAGCGACACCTTTATTGTAAACTTTATTTGTTACTGTTTGAATCAGCACCAAGAAATGAGTACAGAAATCTTGCGATGGCGATAGTAACTACGACTTACCGGTTTGATGTCTCCCACGAGTTCCTTGAAACGTAACTTAAAACTCATTGAGTTTAACCGTGGAAAAAGCCTCTTTATTGTGCCAAGctgaaaatgaagaaatgaagaaatgaagaagacaaaaaagGCAATGTGTGGGATAACAAGCATTGGTTGAATTCTTAAAATGTAAGTCAATCCTGGAAAAACAGTCTCATCAAGTTCCTTTCAAAAGTCAAAATGATTTGTACACtgaaggaaaaacaaacaaacatgtacAAGGGGTTCATTTATGAATAGACTATAACATGGTGTGTATTTAGTGATTGGGGATGGggtgggcaggggggggggtgaggaccACTCTTTTAGAAGTAAAGCAAACCctgtctgtttgttttgttcaaaaTACTACTCCTACAAAAAAGCAGCTATACTTTGTGAATTGTTATGTAACAAGTTAAACAAGTATTTTGAATTATCTATCAGAATTCTACACAATAGACAAATGTGCATGAATGGAAATGCTGTAAGAAGTTTTCTTCGATACCCATCGCATGATTTATGTATGTGGGTTGCACCTTCTGACAGAGAATATGGTATGACTGGGCATAATTTTCAGTGTTTTATTAATGGTATTTTTCTAAATGCTATTGTTGTCGTGGTTTTTCTAATTCTGACAATTTCATACATGTTTGTTTATTgggaatatgtttttttttactacataCCGTCACACAAAATTGTTCTGCTTCCACCATATCAGCATACTGATCTTTCATTGCATACACTTTATTGATGGCGTCTTGTTCTGCCATATTTTTGAGAAAGTTGCCTATAACGACCTCATTCAGAACTTCTTCGTCTACTTCCAagattttcttcttcaattccTCGTGTTCCATCCTCAGTGATCCCAAGAAGATAGCTGATTGAAAAGAGAAGCAGAAgacataaaaatgataaatcggtgctgtggccgagtggataaagccggtggcatttgaagcaatgaggcttagcaatcgagAGGTTCTGGGTTCAAtaacccggccgggtcatagtaaggtgggttgatcatccaagagcaatctacggtttcccATCTgtaaatgactttctaaattgaaaagattccaaatttgagttaaaatgttgaattggaaagccacccgacatgtaagTTGTCATCCATTAGCCCTTCCCTGTTTCTCCCACATGTGCGGTTGCTTAAgggtcgtaaaaataactgctgattattattattattattatatctatTACAATAGGGGTGCTTATGGAAGTACTGGAAATGCCTTTATACATTAAAGACTACATTTataaaaagaaatagaaaaaaaaaaacagaaatgagaAATTAACTAAAATGTATATGATCTACAAAAAAACCCGACAAAGACGTATCCTACAAGTCATCCTTGATTTAGCTGCTAGAATCACAAGAATAAGTAACACACAATTAAGGTATTTTTCGAGCAAGAATGTATCTGAAATTCCGATGACCAaaggtttgcaaaattttgcaagGCCACCAAaagacaaagaaatgaaatgaaaagagaagGGGTTTTGAACAAATTTTTGCCACAAAGGAGGaactatatagttatataaaaaaaaaaaaaaatatatatatatatatatatatatataaaaaaaatactgacttttttttacaacttgATCTAATAAATAATGCAGAAACTATCCTGTTATTATAAATTCCAATTCTGACTTCAGCAGAAACGTTTCAGCAGAAACTTTTCAGCAGAATCCAAGCCTGAACTTACCTCTAATTTTTTATAAACTACAAAACCTTTTTTACAGAATAAAAAGTGTTGGAAGGCAACAGATTCAAACCGCAATCGTAGGATGTGGTATATTAGATACTTACACATATTTTGGGCAGTTTTGGAATCTAAAACCTTCAGTTCTTTGGTTTTCTTCTTCTCTGAGCCATCTGCGTTGTCTCCTTTTTTCCCGCCCATTTTCTTAGCTGTCAAGAGAAGGTTAGATCATTATTGGcaagtttttctttatatttcaggTATTTTTAATACCTAATAAGTTTCGTGGAACTAGAACGGATCGATATTACATCAATCTCTGTTAATTTTTAGGGGTTGGTTGGAGAACACCACTATCACTTTTGGTTTGTGCGAAAAGAAAAGAACTTCTCAAGCCACATGTATATGTCCTACTTAggtccctcccctccctcctccccttcctcctccccccccctcgtcACTGTCGTTGCCACGCTCTTTATCCATAAACCCCACTCATATTTCCTACTCATTTTAGGCTATTTCGCAATGCATATCTCCTACTTCTCCTGGGCATAGCATCTCAAAGTTGGTAAGAAAATGTTTCCAAACTTATTAGAGTATTTCTTAAAATGATATTGCAAACTAAGATAATCTTTCTAGAGTTGCTTCACAGAGTGACCTCAAAATAAACACTTGATGGAGAATCACCTGGCTTGGACGCAAATGTCTCGGTCAGATGCTTGAGGACATCATCATTCTCAAGCTGCTCTTCTTGAACTTTTACCCAAAAGGAATTCTTCTTTAACTTTTTGGCATGAAtctaaaaagaagaaaaacaaacagcaGGAAATGATTTTTGCTATTAACAGTTTACAAAACGAGTAAACCTGCACACGTATTATTTAATGTGAAACAAAACTTGATACATGAAAACGTCATAGAGTGTGGGGAGCAAGTTGAAGTGAAAGCTGTTCATATAATGAAACTTTGTCAAATAATCTTTAAAACAGAATTACATTTGATAGAGAGTTTTCGCTGATATCATTCTCTTGCAAAAATAATTGATTGATGGACTTAAATTTAGTGTGGTGGGTCACATAAACCAGGGcttgaaatataaaattttgCCTCATAGGGAGCCtccacccactccccccccccccaaaaaaaaacaccacaaTTTTTGGGCTTCTCTGGAGATATGTCTTAATTGTGACTTGTGCCAAATGCTCACGAGTCTTAACATCTTTTTGGAAaacctaatatatatataaatatgtataaatatatatataaatgtacttttcATGGGGTAAATTCATTGCACCAGTAGTGAAACAATATGTTTCAAGCAGCAAACTGGTTGTGCTTTGATAAGCCTTTCGAGTTGCTACTTAGCCAACTTCTGGCACAAAAAGCACTAGATATTTTTAAGCCCTGCACATGGCCACAGCTGTGTTCATTCACAGATGAAGCATTTGGACTTTGCTGCTAAATACTTGATGGAGAAGATCATTTTTGGCTGTTTCTTGCTTTGTTTTTTGACACTACCCGTGTTTGTCTCGTATCTTGTATGCCGTTCAAGTCTCTTGCAAGGACTATCTTATGGGAATTAATCAAGTTTAAACTGATCTCTATGATACAATCAAGGGTAAAGCCAATGCTAAAAACCTACAAACCAGGGAGATTGTTAAACTTGTTGTCATAGACTGACCATAGGGTACAATCTTGTATTGTATGACTCATCACTAATGGGAAAAATAAAAGATGCTTTATTTCAGCAAAAGCCATTTTGCCATTGCTTCAATAGGTGCAATAGAATGTGATAGTTTTACCAGTATTGGCTTTTCCTGATTATATTTCGTTCTAAACACAACAatgtcaaaattaatatttaaaaccaattttttttggattaATAAGGCAGTCTTGAGAGCCCACACAAACAACCCACCTTGCTCCAAGCAACTCTCTTTGTTGGTGTGGCAGGGAcatacttcttcttttttttcattccaaaaGGTAGTGAAGAACCCTTTGGTGTCACCTTGCCTccaggaggaggagggggtccACCACCtggaggtggtgggggaggtgggCCACCACCaggaggtggtggaggagggggtggaCCACCACCtggtggaggtggaggaggaggtggagggggaCCACCtccaggaggaggaggaggaggtggagggggaggtggtggaGCCGCTCCTCCAGGTAGTGGAGGCGGGGGAGGTGGTGCAGGACTGACATCAGGTGGTTTGAAAGGAGAAACATCAAATCCTGCTTGGGCTTTGCTGAGCTGCAAAAAGGGACAAAAATAAGAACATGAAAAGCACACACATATTACAAGAATCGTCCTGAgggtttattaatatttatcgCAAATAACACCAAACATGTAAAACAACACTCATATACATTACAAGTTAagagaaaataacatttgacatATGTCTGTACATAGGAAGGTATGTTAAGCATGATGCCTGACTGATCAACACCGGACTCAACTTGACCGTCTCCACCAAGTTTTCGATGTTCGTGAAGGTGAATGGCCTTACAACTTGATTCTGCACAATGCTGATCGACTGATATGCTGAAAACTAAGGCCGGTTTTTCTGTCATTATTTTCACTTACTTTCTCATCCATTTCTTTGACTTTACTTTCGTATTCTCGAATCTTTTTGTTGGCTTGTTCCAGTTTCACATCCGCTTCTTGTCTAAGCGTCAACTCAAGCTCAAGCTGAAACGAAAGGTATTAAATTTTTGAAACCAAAAATTACAGATTAAATAACCCATTAACTACATCCTAATTTACTTTGGGAACACcggta contains the following coding sequences:
- the LOC139979648 gene encoding protein diaphanous homolog 2-like; translated protein: MDRNKELKRHSFFGRGSSKPKDDKRNRQSKALPTPPEGAEGETPEEHDKKLEESLTDQEVEATFEKMLEDMGLTGEKAMPLRSRDINSKKKMVVQYVRRKGDSLRNQEHVWKPGDYILELRSTAPTDHNKLYSILSSLRVSLGSNPISWVQQFGDKGLDMLLQTLEGFTKREGNKSSEIRHECIKCLKAFMNNRYGIETVLSKERALVYVASALDPNHPNMMIDTMKLLAAVCFLPPDGHERVLNAITEVAELKHSPRFSPIIEALRQENTPQGPQLMNTSMQLINALITNAEDLDFRLHLRNELFRTGMLEMLPFFKLNTEVPFYKELQDIEIEEFKIQIGVFEDYREDDAEEFQQRFDGLKIEMDDPESCFSVLHQIHTDTPSEKDFLSILQHLLLVREDVYARPQYFKLIEECVSQIVLHKAGIDPDFRKHERFNIVVEPLIESMIDKSKFEIMEVKAKRMERELELELTLRQEADVKLEQANKKIREYESKVKEMDEKLSKAQAGFDVSPFKPPDVSPAPPPPPPLPGGAAPPPPPPPPPPPPGGGPPPPPPPPPPGGGPPPPPPPPGGGPPPPPPPGGGPPPPPGGKVTPKGSSLPFGMKKKKKYVPATPTKRVAWSKIHAKKLKKNSFWVKVQEEQLENDDVLKHLTETFASKPAKKMGGKKGDNADGSEKKKTKELKVLDSKTAQNMSIFLGSLRMEHEELKKKILEVDEEVLNEVVIGNFLKNMAEQDAINKVYAMKDQYADMVEAEQFCVTLGTIKRLFPRLNSMSFKLRFKELVGDIKPDIVIGTKACEELRKSTKFHRILELLLLFGNYMNAGSRNEMSLGFDLEFLTKLRGTKSVDNKTTFLNFLADTVEKHFPDVADFVEELTHVQKAASVSDDVIQANLKAMEKQLNELETNIKCFKPSAENDRFKEVMSKFVKIAKDEFETIKAMSKKMKNLYEELAEFFCFDKNSKSFEEFFSQIKTFLEEYQQSKLENKKRQEAAEKEKKMREAKEKAAREKLEKKRNKQLLDISSAGDDQKGVMDNLLEALQSGQAFNRPDKIKKRTPRAVGKQGRLERSRSRVGNQFMGDVINAEMGLENGVKKSGRNKKLPELSEITAQLDL